In Urechidicola croceus, a single window of DNA contains:
- a CDS encoding M20 family metallo-hydrolase, which translates to MIQQLTNNAIELLQNLIATQSFSKEEEGTAKLIEQWFESNEIPFERHGYNIIAYNKYFDKSKPTILLNSHHDTVKPNSAYTKDPFHPHIEDGKLYGLGSNDAGGCLVSLIATFTYFYAQENLKYNFCMTAVAEEENSGDDGVRSILKYLPEIEFAIVGEPTLMQLAIAEKGLIVLDGIVKGTPSHAAHPNNDNSIYNTIKTLEWFRDYRFDKTSETLGDMKMTVTQINAGSQHNVVPAHVDLVIDVRVNDKYTNQEIYDIVRKNAPCEVKARSLRLNSSSIDKNHPIVQAGIAMGRETYGSPTLSDQSNLTCQSLKLGPGDSTRSHSANEFIYVNEIEEGIDLYIKLLNKIV; encoded by the coding sequence ATGATTCAACAACTAACAAATAACGCCATAGAATTATTGCAAAACTTAATTGCAACACAGTCTTTTTCAAAAGAAGAAGAAGGAACTGCTAAATTGATTGAGCAATGGTTTGAATCAAATGAAATTCCATTTGAGCGTCATGGATATAATATCATTGCATACAATAAGTACTTTGACAAAAGCAAACCAACCATACTTTTAAACTCTCATCATGATACTGTAAAACCGAATTCGGCGTATACCAAAGATCCATTTCATCCGCATATAGAAGACGGAAAATTATATGGATTAGGAAGCAATGATGCGGGTGGATGCTTGGTTTCGTTAATTGCAACGTTCACCTATTTTTATGCGCAAGAAAATCTGAAATACAATTTCTGTATGACCGCAGTTGCCGAAGAAGAAAATTCTGGAGATGATGGCGTACGAAGTATCTTAAAATATTTACCAGAAATAGAGTTTGCAATTGTTGGTGAACCTACTTTAATGCAATTGGCAATTGCCGAAAAAGGCTTAATTGTTTTAGACGGAATTGTAAAAGGAACTCCAAGCCACGCAGCTCATCCTAATAATGATAATTCAATTTATAATACTATCAAAACCCTAGAATGGTTTAGAGATTATCGATTTGACAAGACATCAGAAACATTAGGAGATATGAAAATGACTGTTACTCAAATCAATGCTGGAAGTCAACATAATGTTGTTCCTGCACACGTTGATTTAGTCATTGATGTTCGTGTAAATGATAAATATACCAATCAAGAAATTTATGATATTGTTCGGAAAAATGCTCCATGTGAGGTCAAGGCTCGTTCATTGCGGTTGAATTCATCATCAATTGATAAAAATCATCCAATTGTACAAGCAGGAATCGCAATGGGAAGAGAAACTTATGGTTCTCCTACACTTTCTGACCAGTCAAATTTGACGTGTCAATCATTAAAATTGGGCCCTGGAGATTCAACACGTTCGCATTCTGCTAATGAGTTTATTTATGTGAATGAAATAGAAGAAGGGATTGATTTGTATATCAAACTATTAAACAAAATAGTTTGA
- the argH gene encoding argininosuccinate lyase gives MKLWDKGFSTDKKIDIFTVGNDRELDLIIAKYDVIGNMAQAKMLHKIGLLSAEENDALDIELKNILKTIENGTFTIEDTFEDVHSKVEHLLTEKLGDTGKKIHTARSRNDQVLVDMHLYLKDELAEIKQLTKDFFDLLIDLAKKYKNVLLPGYTHLQVAMPSSFGMWFSAYAESLIDDIYFLNAAYKITNQNPLGSAAGYGSSFPIDRKYTTELLEFETLKFNSVAAQMSRGKLEKSVSYALSSISGTLSKLSMDVCLYMSQNFNFVSFPDELTTGSSIMPHKKNPDVFELIRGKCNKLQALPYELTLISNNLPSGYHRDLQLLKEGIVPAIQTMKSCLEMVTFSLEQIKVNKNILDDDKYLYLFSVEEVNKLVQNGTPFRDAYKIVGKNIADGKFNPDKKVNHTHEGSVGNLCLDEIVSKMKKAFQE, from the coding sequence ATGAAACTTTGGGATAAAGGATTTAGTACAGATAAGAAAATAGACATATTCACTGTTGGAAACGACAGAGAATTAGACTTAATTATTGCAAAATATGATGTCATAGGTAATATGGCTCAAGCCAAAATGTTACACAAAATAGGATTATTATCTGCTGAAGAAAATGATGCATTGGATATTGAATTAAAAAACATATTAAAAACAATAGAAAATGGAACTTTCACTATTGAAGATACGTTTGAAGATGTGCATTCTAAAGTTGAGCATTTATTAACTGAAAAACTAGGAGATACTGGAAAGAAAATACATACTGCTCGTTCAAGAAACGATCAAGTTTTGGTTGATATGCATTTGTATTTAAAAGATGAATTAGCCGAAATTAAACAATTGACAAAAGATTTTTTTGACTTGCTAATAGATTTGGCAAAAAAATACAAAAACGTATTACTTCCAGGTTACACACATTTACAAGTGGCAATGCCGTCATCATTCGGAATGTGGTTTTCTGCCTATGCTGAGAGTTTAATTGATGACATTTACTTTTTAAATGCCGCTTATAAAATTACAAATCAAAATCCGTTGGGTTCTGCTGCTGGTTACGGTAGTTCGTTCCCAATTGATAGAAAATATACTACTGAATTATTAGAATTTGAAACTTTAAAATTCAATTCAGTAGCAGCCCAAATGAGTAGGGGAAAATTAGAAAAGTCTGTTTCATATGCATTAAGTAGCATTTCAGGAACGTTGTCGAAATTAAGTATGGACGTGTGTTTATATATGAGTCAAAATTTCAATTTTGTTTCATTTCCAGACGAATTAACGACAGGTTCAAGTATAATGCCTCACAAAAAAAACCCTGATGTATTTGAATTAATTAGAGGTAAATGTAATAAGTTACAGGCTTTACCCTACGAATTAACACTCATTTCTAATAACCTTCCAAGTGGTTATCATCGAGACCTACAATTATTAAAGGAAGGTATTGTGCCAGCAATTCAAACTATGAAATCTTGCTTGGAAATGGTTACTTTTTCTTTAGAACAAATCAAAGTAAACAAGAATATTTTAGATGATGATAAATACTTGTATTTATTTAGTGTTGAAGAGGTAAACAAACTAGTTCAAAACGGAACTCCATTTAGAGATGCATATAAAATTGTAGGTAAAAATATTGCCGATGGTAAATTTAATCCCGATAAAAAAGTAAATCATACTCATGAAGGAAGTGTTGGTAATTTATGTTTGGATGAAATTGTTTCTAAAATGAAAAAGGCTTTCCAAGAATAA
- a CDS encoding pseudouridine synthase — protein sequence MAKQNSSRGRHAKKDTPQKPVKKMKTKNFRPNPQNVKTFKRKPNTTPKKENVEDGIRLNKYIANAGICSRREADVYIAAGNATVNGKIVTEMGYKVQPDDVVRFDGALLSIETKRYILLNKPKNYITTMDDERGRKTVMDIIDKATTERIYPVGRLDRNTTGLLLFTNDGDLAKKLTHPKHNVKKLYHASLDKKLAMKDLTAISQNFMLEGKMVFVDAISYIDGQSKTEVGIEIHSGRNRIVRKIFEHFGYTVVKLDRVIFAGLTKKNLPRGHYRPLTNQEVINLNMI from the coding sequence ATGGCAAAACAAAACTCGTCGCGAGGACGACACGCTAAAAAAGATACTCCTCAGAAGCCGGTAAAGAAGATGAAAACTAAAAATTTTCGTCCTAATCCACAAAACGTGAAAACCTTTAAAAGAAAACCAAATACAACTCCAAAAAAGGAGAATGTAGAAGATGGTATTCGTTTGAATAAATATATTGCTAATGCAGGAATATGTTCTCGTCGTGAAGCAGATGTTTATATTGCAGCAGGAAATGCAACAGTAAATGGTAAAATTGTAACTGAAATGGGTTACAAAGTACAGCCCGATGATGTTGTTCGTTTTGATGGGGCGTTACTTTCTATTGAGACGAAACGTTATATTTTATTGAATAAACCTAAGAATTACATCACTACAATGGATGATGAAAGAGGGCGTAAAACAGTAATGGATATCATTGATAAGGCAACAACTGAACGAATCTATCCTGTTGGAAGATTAGATAGAAATACTACTGGATTATTGTTATTTACCAATGATGGAGATTTGGCTAAGAAGTTAACTCATCCAAAACATAATGTGAAGAAATTATATCATGCTTCATTAGATAAGAAATTGGCAATGAAAGATTTAACTGCTATTTCTCAAAATTTTATGTTAGAAGGAAAAATGGTTTTTGTAGATGCAATTTCTTATATAGATGGTCAATCTAAAACTGAAGTAGGGATAGAGATTCATTCAGGGAGGAATAGGATTGTACGTAAGATTTTTGAGCATTTCGGCTATACAGTTGTAAAACTTGATAGAGTTATATTTGCTGGATTAACTAAGAAAAACTTACCAAGAGGGCATTACAGACCTTTGACTAATCAAGAAGTAATTAATTTAAATATGATTTAA
- a CDS encoding mobile mystery protein B, with protein MGLKFDYNDGQTPLEEEEKDGLKIKSITTQGELDEFEQLNIEKAVEWTIHTNLKPEKILTVKFIKDLHEKMYGDVWKWAGEYRKTKKNIGIPWTKIGLELKYLLDDTKYWIENKTFSPEEIAIRFKHRIVSIHCFPNGNGRHSRMMADIIMESIFGNEIFSWHQSNMVKANEIRKEYINALKEADNGNVKPLIEFAKN; from the coding sequence ATGGGATTAAAATTCGATTACAATGATGGACAAACACCATTAGAAGAAGAAGAAAAGGATGGTCTTAAAATAAAATCAATTACGACTCAAGGAGAGTTGGATGAATTTGAGCAACTGAACATTGAAAAAGCAGTCGAATGGACTATTCACACAAATTTGAAACCTGAAAAAATTTTGACAGTAAAGTTTATAAAAGACTTACATGAAAAAATGTATGGAGATGTATGGAAATGGGCAGGTGAATATAGAAAAACTAAAAAAAACATCGGAATTCCATGGACTAAAATTGGTCTTGAATTAAAATATTTGCTGGACGATACCAAATATTGGATAGAAAACAAAACCTTTTCACCAGAGGAAATAGCAATTAGATTCAAACACCGAATAGTATCTATTCATTGTTTCCCAAATGGAAATGGTAGACACTCTAGGATGATGGCTGACATAATTATGGAATCAATATTTGGGAATGAAATATTTTCGTGGCATCAGTCTAATATGGTAAAAGCTAACGAAATTAGAAAAGAGTATATTAATGCATTAAAAGAAGCAGACAATGGAAATGTTAAACCACTAATTGAATTTGCAAAAAACTAA
- a CDS encoding mobile mystery protein A, producing MRNKRKLLIEQLDQKLQPFSESRKVLVPERGWINTIRTALNMTMAQLGTKLNITRQGVKRIEESEANGTITLNSLKDVAMALDLKLVYALVPNNGTINDLIQKKADKLAQKIVLRTNQNMKLEDQGIRDDKIAETIKELANEIKREMRKSLWD from the coding sequence ATGAGAAATAAGCGAAAACTTTTAATCGAGCAATTGGACCAAAAACTACAACCATTCTCTGAAAGCAGAAAGGTCCTGGTCCCAGAACGTGGATGGATAAATACTATTCGAACTGCACTTAATATGACTATGGCCCAACTTGGTACCAAACTAAATATTACAAGACAAGGTGTAAAAAGAATTGAGGAGAGTGAGGCCAATGGCACAATAACACTCAATTCCTTAAAAGATGTCGCCATGGCACTTGATTTAAAGTTAGTATATGCACTAGTCCCAAATAATGGGACTATTAACGATTTAATACAGAAAAAAGCAGATAAACTGGCTCAAAAAATAGTGTTACGGACCAATCAAAATATGAAATTAGAGGACCAAGGAATTAGAGATGACAAAATAGCCGAAACCATAAAGGAACTAGCTAATGAAATAAAACGAGAAATGAGAAAGTCATTATGGGATTAA
- a CDS encoding NUDIX domain-containing protein — protein sequence MTEIKQLATKIVYQNKWMTVREDKIEFPSGQQSIYGVVEKPDFVVIVAIEDGFVHLVEQYRYTVKQRLWEFPQGSWEAKEDIDPLDVAKGELQEETGLTAEEMIYAGSQYLAYGFSSQKYHVFLAKGLTKGTQNLDPEEEGLITSKFGIEEFEQMIINGTIKDATTLCAYSLLKLKRLI from the coding sequence ATGACAGAAATTAAGCAGTTAGCAACAAAAATAGTGTACCAAAATAAATGGATGACTGTAAGGGAAGATAAAATTGAGTTTCCGAGTGGTCAACAAAGTATTTACGGTGTTGTTGAAAAACCAGATTTTGTTGTAATTGTTGCAATTGAAGACGGTTTTGTACATTTAGTTGAACAATATAGATATACAGTCAAACAACGTTTATGGGAGTTTCCACAGGGTTCATGGGAGGCAAAAGAAGATATTGATCCTTTGGATGTGGCGAAAGGTGAATTACAAGAAGAAACAGGCCTAACAGCAGAAGAAATGATTTATGCAGGAAGTCAATATTTAGCGTATGGTTTTTCTAGTCAAAAATATCATGTTTTTTTAGCAAAAGGATTAACCAAAGGAACTCAAAATTTAGATCCGGAAGAGGAAGGTTTAATAACATCTAAATTTGGAATAGAAGAATTTGAGCAAATGATTATAAATGGAACTATTAAAGATGCGACAACTTTATGCGCTTATAGTTTGTTGAAATTAAAGAGATTGATTTAG
- a CDS encoding geranylgeranylglycerol-phosphate geranylgeranyltransferase yields the protein MHINYSTIKQYILKVFSLFSVVRGYNIITLAIAQYLASIFIFSPQHSLKKVLLDSNLFFIVLASTCVVAGGYIINNFYDEEKDKINRPVKSKIDTYISQNTRLSFYFLLNFIGFLFAFFVSFKAVLFFSIYIFLIWFYSHKLQQYPFVGLISVTILTILPFFAVFVYYKNFSEVIFIHAVFLFVLLMIRELVKNLENMDGDILADYQTIPIRFGENFTKKIITIFSIFILFPIYFLWQYPEIGWMKFYFYFAIIVLVVFLTLLWKSSTRKNYILIHNILKFLIFAGIFSLMLIDKEIIIGRLI from the coding sequence ATGCATATCAATTACAGCACAATAAAGCAATATATTTTAAAGGTTTTTAGTCTTTTTTCTGTTGTAAGAGGGTATAATATTATTACACTTGCAATTGCTCAATACTTAGCCTCAATTTTTATTTTTTCACCACAACATTCACTTAAAAAAGTACTGTTGGATTCCAACTTGTTTTTTATTGTGTTAGCTTCTACTTGTGTTGTAGCGGGAGGTTATATTATTAATAACTTTTATGATGAAGAAAAAGATAAAATTAATAGACCAGTAAAATCTAAAATTGACACATACATAAGTCAAAATACAAGACTTAGTTTTTACTTTCTACTTAATTTCATTGGATTTTTATTTGCGTTTTTTGTGTCTTTTAAAGCAGTATTGTTCTTCTCAATTTATATTTTCTTGATTTGGTTTTATTCACATAAATTACAACAATATCCTTTTGTTGGATTGATTTCAGTTACCATATTAACCATTTTACCTTTTTTTGCAGTATTTGTGTATTATAAAAATTTTTCTGAAGTTATTTTTATACACGCAGTATTCTTATTTGTATTATTGATGATTAGAGAACTTGTGAAAAATCTTGAAAATATGGATGGTGATATTTTAGCAGATTATCAAACCATTCCTATAAGATTTGGAGAGAATTTCACAAAAAAAATAATTACAATTTTTTCAATATTCATTCTGTTTCCAATTTATTTTTTATGGCAGTACCCTGAAATAGGATGGATGAAGTTTTACTTTTATTTTGCTATCATTGTTTTAGTTGTCTTTTTAACCCTACTATGGAAGTCAAGTACTCGAAAAAATTATATATTGATTCACAATATCTTAAAATTCTTGATTTTTGCGGGAATATTTAGCTTGATGTTGATTGATAAGGAAATAATTATTGGAAGATTAATTTAA
- a CDS encoding mevalonate kinase family protein translates to MKGPLFYAKILLFGEYGIIKDSKGLAIPYNSYQGALKMSENPSDVAKKSNQNLLKYYKYLSDLKTDLVHFRLDELKRDIDGGMYFDSSIPQGYGVGSSGALVASIYDKYADDKITVLENLTRDKLLNLKHIFSLMESFFHGKSSGLDPLNSYLSLPILINSKDHVEPTGIPSQKQGKGAVFLLDSEITGETEPMVNIFMNKMKNEGFRRMLNEDFAKYTDACIDDFLHGNVKSLFGNVKNLSKVVLSNFKPMIPMAFHQIWQQGIETNAYYLKLCGSGGGGYILGFTEDYEKAKDLLKNYKLELVYRF, encoded by the coding sequence ATGAAAGGACCCCTATTTTACGCAAAAATTTTACTCTTTGGTGAGTATGGAATCATAAAAGATTCTAAAGGATTAGCAATTCCGTATAATTCATACCAAGGAGCTTTAAAAATGTCAGAAAATCCATCTGATGTAGCAAAAAAATCAAACCAAAATTTATTAAAATATTATAAATATTTATCTGATTTAAAAACGGATTTAGTTCACTTTAGATTGGATGAATTGAAGCGTGATATTGATGGCGGAATGTATTTTGACTCAAGTATTCCTCAAGGATATGGGGTTGGGAGTTCTGGAGCATTAGTAGCATCAATTTATGATAAATACGCAGATGATAAAATAACAGTTCTAGAGAATTTAACTAGGGATAAATTGTTGAATTTGAAGCATATTTTTTCACTTATGGAATCGTTTTTTCATGGTAAAAGTTCTGGGTTAGACCCACTGAATTCATACTTAAGTTTGCCGATTTTAATCAATTCTAAAGACCATGTAGAACCAACTGGAATTCCATCTCAAAAACAAGGAAAAGGAGCAGTTTTCTTATTAGACTCTGAAATTACTGGAGAAACAGAGCCAATGGTAAATATCTTTATGAATAAGATGAAAAACGAAGGTTTTCGTCGAATGTTAAATGAAGATTTTGCTAAATACACCGACGCTTGTATTGATGATTTCTTGCATGGAAATGTAAAATCACTTTTTGGAAATGTAAAGAATTTGTCTAAAGTTGTATTATCCAATTTCAAGCCGATGATTCCAATGGCATTTCATCAAATATGGCAACAAGGAATTGAAACAAATGCTTATTACTTGAAATTATGTGGTTCTGGTGGTGGAGGTTATATTCTTGGTTTTACCGAAGATTATGAAAAAGCCAAAGATTTACTTAAAAATTATAAGTTAGAATTGGTTTATAGGTTTTAA
- a CDS encoding four helix bundle protein: MEKKNIIKDKSFDFAIEIVGLYKELVDRKEFVLSRQLLKSGTSIGANVREAEFAQSKADFINKMSISLKEANETDYWLELLFQTNYIEKETYHKFNRKSKEIIKLLVSIVKSSKS, from the coding sequence TTGGAGAAGAAAAACATTATCAAAGATAAAAGTTTTGATTTTGCAATTGAAATAGTAGGTTTGTATAAAGAATTGGTTGACAGAAAAGAGTTTGTCTTGTCTAGGCAATTATTAAAATCTGGAACATCAATTGGAGCAAATGTAAGAGAAGCAGAATTTGCTCAGAGTAAAGCAGATTTTATTAATAAAATGTCTATTTCTTTAAAAGAAGCAAATGAAACAGATTATTGGTTGGAATTGTTATTCCAAACAAATTATATAGAAAAAGAAACGTATCATAAATTTAATAGGAAATCAAAAGAGATAATTAAATTGTTAGTCAGTATTGTAAAATCATCTAAAAGTTAA
- the mvaD gene encoding diphosphomevalonate decarboxylase: MTEKDFISNNLDTSNLETGKFTWKTPSNIALVKYWGKKKHQIPENTSISFTLDACFTLTTLTFEKRHSELISESRHNFEVYFEGKKKEDFKPKIATFFDRIEQYCPFLKEYDYKIESRNSFPHSSGIASSASGMSALALCVMSLEKSLSGVEMTDEYFYKKASFLARLGSGSACRSVKGSIVVWGKHGEVEGSSNLYGVEFKDEVHSNFKNFHDTILLVDEGEKQVSSTVGHKLMFGHPFAEKRFEQAEENISKIKEILKSGDLKAFVNIVESEALTLHAMMMTSNPYFILMKPNTLKIINKIWEFRAETDLNLCFTLDAGANVHLLYPENEREVVNKFVVKELIQYCQNNHYICDRIGKGAKLLN; the protein is encoded by the coding sequence TTGACCGAAAAAGATTTTATTTCAAATAATTTAGATACTTCAAATCTTGAAACTGGAAAATTCACTTGGAAAACGCCAAGTAACATAGCATTAGTTAAATATTGGGGTAAAAAGAAGCATCAAATTCCTGAAAACACATCAATAAGTTTTACACTTGATGCTTGTTTTACATTAACTACTTTGACGTTTGAAAAACGTCATTCTGAACTTATTTCAGAATCTCGTCATAATTTTGAAGTCTATTTTGAAGGGAAAAAGAAAGAAGATTTCAAGCCGAAAATTGCTACTTTTTTTGATAGGATTGAACAATACTGCCCATTTTTAAAAGAATATGATTATAAGATAGAATCTCGTAATTCTTTTCCTCATAGTAGTGGAATTGCTTCATCTGCAAGTGGAATGAGTGCTTTGGCATTGTGCGTTATGAGTTTAGAAAAGTCATTGAGCGGAGTCGAAATGACAGATGAATATTTTTACAAGAAAGCATCATTTTTAGCACGTTTAGGTTCGGGTAGTGCGTGTAGAAGTGTTAAAGGAAGTATTGTTGTTTGGGGAAAACATGGTGAGGTTGAAGGAAGTTCAAATCTTTATGGAGTTGAGTTTAAAGATGAGGTTCATTCTAACTTTAAGAATTTCCATGACACTATTTTATTAGTTGATGAAGGTGAGAAACAAGTGAGTAGTACGGTTGGTCATAAACTAATGTTTGGTCATCCATTTGCAGAAAAACGTTTTGAACAAGCAGAAGAAAACATCAGTAAAATAAAAGAAATATTAAAATCTGGAGATTTAAAAGCATTTGTAAATATTGTTGAAAGTGAAGCCTTGACCTTGCATGCAATGATGATGACTTCCAATCCATATTTTATTTTGATGAAGCCAAATACATTAAAAATCATTAATAAAATTTGGGAATTTAGAGCAGAAACAGATTTGAATTTATGTTTTACTTTAGATGCCGGAGCAAATGTTCATTTGTTATACCCAGAAAATGAGAGAGAAGTAGTTAACAAATTTGTAGTCAAAGAACTAATACAGTATTGTCAAAATAATCATTATATTTGTGACAGAATCGGTAAAGGTGCTAAGCTCCTTAATTAA
- a CDS encoding BaiN/RdsA family NAD(P)/FAD-dependent oxidoreductase: protein MRIVIIGGGAAGFFAAITAAENNPDVEVIILEKGKNVLQKVKISGGGRCNVTHACFTPRELVEYYPRGKKELLGPFHQFMTGDTMEWFDSRGVELKIEEDNRIFPVSNSSQSIIDCLVQSAENAGVKVWLNQNVQSVNLKENQFEIITGTDTIIADKLLIAAGSNPKIWALTETLGHTIIPPVPSLFTFNINDKRIKELPGISVPNATVKVSKTKLEGSGPLLITHWGMSGPAILKMSAFGARILADKNYQFNIEVNWLSKSEDWVLKILNRTKEEHPKKQVAINSPFTDLPKRLWEKLVLSSGIELDSRWVNLSKAQLQNLANQITKGVFNANGKSTFKDEFVTAGGVHLKEIDFKRFESKLHKNLFFAGEVLDIDAVTGGFNFQNAWTGGFIAGNAMS, encoded by the coding sequence ATGAGAATAGTAATAATAGGAGGTGGAGCAGCAGGATTTTTTGCAGCAATAACAGCAGCAGAAAATAATCCAGATGTTGAGGTTATTATTCTTGAAAAAGGTAAGAACGTATTACAAAAAGTGAAAATTTCTGGTGGAGGACGTTGTAATGTGACTCATGCTTGTTTTACACCACGAGAATTGGTTGAGTATTATCCAAGAGGAAAGAAAGAATTACTAGGACCCTTTCATCAGTTTATGACTGGCGATACCATGGAGTGGTTTGATAGTCGAGGTGTAGAATTGAAAATTGAAGAAGATAATCGTATTTTTCCTGTATCAAATTCTTCACAAAGTATTATTGATTGTTTAGTTCAAAGTGCAGAAAATGCTGGTGTAAAAGTTTGGTTGAATCAAAATGTACAATCTGTAAACCTGAAAGAAAATCAATTTGAAATAATAACAGGAACTGATACTATTATTGCAGATAAACTATTAATTGCTGCAGGAAGTAACCCTAAGATTTGGGCATTAACAGAAACACTTGGCCACACTATTATTCCTCCAGTTCCTTCTCTTTTTACTTTTAATATCAATGATAAACGAATAAAAGAATTACCAGGAATTTCAGTTCCAAATGCAACTGTAAAAGTTTCAAAAACAAAACTAGAAGGAAGTGGACCTCTTTTAATTACACATTGGGGAATGAGTGGTCCAGCAATTTTAAAAATGTCGGCTTTTGGAGCAAGAATATTAGCAGATAAAAATTATCAATTCAATATTGAAGTGAATTGGTTGTCAAAGTCTGAAGATTGGGTTTTAAAGATTTTAAACAGAACAAAAGAAGAACATCCTAAAAAGCAAGTAGCTATTAACTCGCCATTTACTGATTTGCCAAAAAGACTTTGGGAAAAGTTAGTTTTATCAAGTGGTATTGAATTAGATTCACGTTGGGTGAATTTAAGTAAAGCTCAATTACAAAATTTAGCAAATCAAATAACTAAAGGGGTTTTTAATGCTAATGGTAAAAGTACTTTTAAAGACGAATTCGTTACCGCAGGCGGCGTCCACCTAAAAGAAATTGATTTTAAACGATTTGAAAGTAAACTGCACAAAAACCTGTTTTTTGCAGGAGAAGTATTGGATATTGATGCTGTTACTGGCGGATTTAATTTTCAAAATGCTTGGACTGGAGGCTTTATTGCTGGAAATGCAATGAGTTAG
- a CDS encoding GYDIA family GHMP kinase yields MNFYSNGKLLITGEYVVLDGAKSFALPTKFGQDLVIRSIKEPVLLWESFDVENKCWFQSEFRLPDLRIVTETFDTESEDSKESIALSLQKVLLTAQKMNPSFLQSNTGFHVKTNLTFPRNWGLGTSSTLINNIASWAKVDAFKLLNESFGGSGYDIACAQHNTPITYQIQQERPVIETIDFDPSFKDQLFFVHLNVKQNSRKGIQRYKEFKDEITTEIQDVSVITNEILKCDDLVSFERLLVQHEQIISRIIQNKPIQQLVFDDYFGQTKSLGAWGGDFILATGNEDTPTYFKEKGFDTVIPYKKMIL; encoded by the coding sequence ATGAATTTCTATAGCAACGGAAAATTATTAATCACTGGAGAATATGTAGTTCTTGATGGCGCAAAATCATTTGCATTGCCTACTAAGTTTGGGCAGGACTTAGTTATTCGTTCAATTAAAGAACCTGTTTTACTATGGGAAAGTTTTGATGTAGAAAACAAATGTTGGTTTCAGTCAGAATTTAGACTTCCAGATTTAAGAATTGTTACGGAAACGTTTGATACAGAATCTGAAGATTCAAAAGAATCAATTGCTCTTTCACTTCAGAAGGTATTATTGACTGCACAAAAAATGAATCCAAGTTTTTTACAGTCAAATACTGGATTTCATGTGAAAACGAATTTAACTTTTCCTCGTAATTGGGGACTTGGTACTTCATCTACATTAATAAATAATATAGCAAGTTGGGCAAAAGTTGATGCTTTTAAATTATTAAATGAGTCTTTTGGAGGTAGTGGATATGATATTGCATGTGCGCAACATAATACGCCAATTACATATCAAATTCAGCAAGAGAGACCTGTGATAGAAACAATTGATTTTGACCCAAGTTTCAAAGATCAATTATTTTTTGTGCATTTGAATGTGAAGCAAAACAGTAGAAAAGGAATTCAACGTTACAAAGAGTTTAAAGATGAAATTACTACAGAAATACAAGATGTTTCTGTCATTACAAATGAAATTTTGAAGTGTGATGATTTAGTTAGTTTTGAAAGGCTATTAGTTCAACACGAACAGATTATTTCAAGGATTATTCAAAATAAGCCGATTCAGCAATTAGTTTTTGATGATTATTTTGGACAAACAAAAAGTTTAGGTGCTTGGGGAGGAGATTTCATTTTAGCAACAGGAAATGAAGATACACCAACCTATTTTAAAGAGAAGGGATTCGATACTGTAATTCCATATAAAAAAATGATTTTATAA